From a region of the Oryza sativa Japonica Group chromosome 6, ASM3414082v1 genome:
- the LOC136356898 gene encoding uncharacterized protein: MAASEAVHDEAVDASLGPTPSGDAQDQTGPGVARDEAGASMGGLSHAASSSRQLFPTPSAAPLSAEPLLQALAAANTAVLDGLNAQVVALQAERAELDAAWARVEEGRRSVEAMVEAGRKAHRRHVSDLETRKTALAEIAREVEEERGAALIATSVMIEAQDSLLLQHGNWEAELKKKLDAAQGVLEARAMALEERACVAEKVLADRETAVTSREATLAAHESACAEEESALRLREDALAERERALEEAEAEAQRLADSLSLREAALTEQARRNLECVRAERAALDQRAADLEAREKEVDARARSGGVAAGESELTARLAAAEHTIADLQGALDSSAGEAEALRLASEGSAPRLAFAPNSDEEGDLSGADDRDDEADDPGASD, translated from the exons atggcggcTTCCGAGGCAGTTCACGATGAGGCCGTGGACGCCTCGCTTGGGCCCACCCCTTCGGGCGACGCCCAAGACCAAACAGGTCCGGGGGTGGCCCGCGATGAAGCCGGCGCGTCCATGGGCGGGTTGAGCCACGCGGCGTCTTCTTCAAGGcagctcttccccacgccttccgccgccccgctgagcgcagagccccttctgcaggccttagcCGCCGCCAATACCGCGGTGTTGGACGGGCTCAATGCCCAGGTGGTggccctgcaggcggagcgcgcggagctcgacgccgcatgggcgcgtgtcgaggaggggcggcgctcggtggaggccatggtagaagcgggccgcaaggcacaccgccggcacgtctcagatcTTGAGACCCGCAAGACGgcactggcggagatcgcccgagaggtggaggaggagcggggggctgccctcatcgccacctctgtgatgatcgaggcgcaggactccctccTCCTTCAGCACGGgaactgggaggcggagctgaagaaaaagctcgacgccgcccagggg gtcctcgaggcgcgcgccatggcgctggaggagcgcgcctgcgtcgcgGAGAAAgtcctggcggaccgcgagacCGCCGTCACCtcccgggaggcaacgctggcggcgcacgagtctgcctgcgccgaagaggagtccgcactccgcctccgcgaagaCGCGCTtgccgagcgggagcgagctctcgaagaGGCCGAGGCCGAAGCGCAACGGTTGGCGGACTCCCTGTCCCTCCGTGAGGCGGCGCTGACGGAACAGGCGCGCCGTAATCTAGAATgtgtccgcgccgagagggccgcactggaccagcgggccgctgacctcgaggcgcgggagaaggaggtggacgcgagggcgcgcagcggcggggtgGCCGCAGGCGAAAGCGAGTTAActgcccgcctcgcagctgccgaacacaccatcgccgatctgcagggcgcgctggactcgtccgccggggaggccgaggccctccgcCTGGCaagcgag gggtcggcccctcggctcgcgttcgcccccaactccgacgaggagggcgatctcAGCGGTGCAGACGACcgtgacgacgaggccgacgacccgggcgcatcggactga